A section of the Salmo salar chromosome ssa05, Ssal_v3.1, whole genome shotgun sequence genome encodes:
- the LOC106604881 gene encoding protocadherin alpha-8 isoform X25, producing MTHRAFIFHSWMYYLLPLSHLWSIASAQIVYSISEESNPGTVVGHFAKDLHLNVQDLEYRGFEISGLNKRYFDVNTKTGVLSVRERIDRDELCTRSTKCSLTLEAIVNSPLNLYRFEVNVLDINDNSPSFRSPKTYLNVSESAFPGERFPLDSAYDADIGANSVKSYKLSPNEHFSLDVQSGGEQSVSAELVLQKALDREKQPVIQLTLTAVDGGKPPRSGTSLIIINVEDVNDNIPIFSKPLYKARIPENMPPGSSVIMVQAKDSDEGLNGEIVYSFINQNNDNSIDAFAINSVTGEITVKGVVDHETNNAFEIRVQAKDKGHKPRASHCKVLVEITDVNDNPPEISVTSLVNVVKEDASLGTMVGLITIIDNDAGKNGAVQVQILDSVPFTIKSSYNNHYSLVVDGPLDRESVSQYNVTITATDEGIPPLSSTSVVTVEVSDVNDNAPRFSEPVINVYVKENSPVGDVIYKMSAFDPDSDENAKVTYSSLDKRVFVSSSVNINSDTGDIVSLQSFNYEEMKTFQFKVEATDSGVPPLSSNVTVNVFILDENDNRPGILAPYSDHGTVNSENIPYSAEAGYFVAKIRAVDADSGYNALLSYHISEPKGTNLFRIGTSTGELRTKRRMSDNDLKTHPLVVVVSDNGEPSLSATVSIDVVVVESTGEIQTQYRNVPRKEESFSDLNLYLLIAIASVSVIFLLSLISLIAVKCHRTDDSFKRYSAPMITTHPDGSWSYSKSTQQYDVCFSSDTLKSDVVVFPAPYPPADAELISINGNDTFDRTQTLPNKDKLSAHGGVVGDAGSPGGSGPELANRV from the coding sequence ATGACTCACAGAGCGTTTATTTTTCATTCGTGGATGTACTACCTTCTGCCGTTGTCCCATCTTTGGAGTATCGCATCAGCACAGATTGTCTATTCCATATCGGAGGAATCTAACCCGGGCACTGTTGTTGGACATTTCGCAAAGGATTTGCATCTTAACGTGCAGGACCTTGAATATCGTGGGTTTGAGATTTCGGGACTCAATAAGAGGTATTTCGATGTAAATACAAAGACTGGCGTTTTGTCCGTGAgggagagaatagacagagacGAGCTCTGTACTCGGAGCACGAAGTGTTCGTTAACGCTAGAAGCCATTGTGAATTCGCCATTGAACCTATACCGCTTTGAGGTgaatgttttggatataaatgataacTCGCCATCGTTTAGGTCTCCTAAAACATATTTGAATGTATCGGAGTCTGCATTTCCAGGTGAGAGATTTCCTTTGGACAGCGCCTACGACGCAGACATAGGAGCTAACTCGGTAAAGAGCTACAAGCTGAGCCCGAATGAACACTTCTCCCTGGATGTACAGAGCGGTGGAGAGCAGAGTGTGTCTGCTGAGTTGGTGCTGCAGAAAGCTTTAGACCGAGAGAAACAGCCAGTTATCCAGCTCACACTGACCGCTGTAGATGGTGGAAAACCTCCTCGATCAGGGACGTCACTTATTATAATAAATGTAGAGGATGTTAACGACAATATTCCTATTTTCTCAAAGCCCCTCTACAAAGCTCGTATTCCTGAGAATATGCCTCCAGGCAGCTCCGTGATTATGGTTCAAGCGAAAGATTCAGATGAGGGGCTAAACGGAGAAATAGTGTATAGTTTTATCAACCAAAACAACGATAATAGCATTGATGCATTTGCAATTAATTCCGTTACTGGAGAAATCACTGTGAAAGGCGTGGTTGATCACGAGACAAACAACGCTTTTGAAATCCGTGTCCAAGCTAAAGACAAAGGCCACAAGCCAAGAGCATCTCACTGTAAAGTGCTGGTTGAAATTACCGACGTGAATGACAATCCACCAGAGATATCTGTCACGTCTTTAGTTAACGTTGTAAAAGAGGATGCGTCATTAGGGACAATGGTTGGTCTGATAACAATAATTGACAATGACGCAGGCAAAAATGGCGCTGTACAGGTTCAAATACTAGACTCCGTACCATTTACGATAAAGAGCTCTTATAATAATCATTATTCTTTAGTGGTAGACGGGCCTCTTGACAGAGAGAGTGTTTCTCAGTATAATGTCACCATCACAGCTACGGATGAAGGGATCCCGCCTCTCTCCAGCACCAGCGTTGTTACTGTAGAGGTTTCTGATGTGAATGACAACGCTCCTCGCTTCTCAGAGCCCGTTATTAATGTTTATGTTAAAGAGAACAGTCCGGTAGGAGACGTCATTTATAAGATGTCTGCTTTTGACCCAGACTCAGATGAAAATGCAAAAGTAACTTATTCTTCATTAGATAAGCGTGTTTTCGTATCATCTTCTGTAAATATAAACTCAGATACAGGAGATATAGTCAGTCTTCAGTCTTTTAACTATGAGGAGATGAAAACTTTCCAGTTCAAAGTTGAGGCCACAGACTCTGGTGTTCCTCCGCTCAGCAGCAACGTGACTGTGAACGTTTTTATCCTGGATGAGAATGACAACAGACCTGGGATTCTCGCGCCCTATTCTGATCACGGCACCGTTAACTCTGAGAACATTCCCTATTCTGCTGAAGCGGGCTACTTTGTGGCCAAGATCAGGGCTGTAGACGCCGACTCTGGCTACAATGCGCTGCTTTCTTATCACATCTCTGAGCCCAAGGGAACCAACCTCTTCCGAATCGGAACCAGCACCGGAGAACTAAGGACTAAGAGGCGAATGAGTGACAATGACCTGAAAACCCACCCGTTGGTCGTGGTGGTTTCTGATAACGGAGAACCCTCACTGTCAGCGACTGTGTCTATTGATGTAGTGGTGGTTGAAAGTACAGGTGAAATCCAGACTCAATACAGAAACGTACCGAGAAAGGAGGAGAGCTTCTCTGATTTAAACCTGTATTTGCTGATCGCCATTGCCTCGGTGTCAGTGATATTTTTACTGAGCCTCATCAGTTTAATCGCTGTAAAATGCCACAGGACAGACGACAGTTTCAAAAGGTACAGCGCCCCAATGATCACCACACACCCTGACGGGAGCTGGTCTTACTCTAAATCTACTCAGCAGTATGACGTGTGTTTCAGCTCAGACACACTGAAGAGTGACGTAGTGGTTTTCCCCGCGCCGTATCCACCTGCAGATGCAGAACTGATCAGTATTAATGGAAATGACACGTTTGACAGGACTCAGACATTACCCAACAAAGACAAG